In Sphingobacteriaceae bacterium, the following are encoded in one genomic region:
- a CDS encoding FkbM family methyltransferase produces the protein MKQFLYRLIYSDLINPILTGLVKHLFPFLPKSFKIPPSGKIKINLSNGKILYLKTNQTNFGTSLIYWNGYKNFEYTPIFEKLAATSNCFYDIGANIGYFSLLASKINPKIKIKSFEPALGPLHYLQENIQLNNLNNIKVESIALSNQVGSIDFYEVKSYKYTYLKYNLAGEGNAGSKTDSRMFVKNSVKCVTADDYLKQNPEDKVDLVKMDTEGTEHFILQKSDILLSKFKPIIICETLFNEIEGKLEDILLPYGYEFYNHVNDGLVPVKTLRREKDNGVRNCFFVHPSKKELIQEFIIPN, from the coding sequence ATGAAACAATTCCTCTACCGGCTTATTTATTCCGATTTAATTAACCCAATCCTTACCGGTTTAGTTAAACACTTATTTCCATTCTTGCCCAAAAGTTTTAAAATTCCTCCTTCCGGAAAAATCAAAATTAATTTATCGAACGGAAAAATATTGTATCTCAAAACCAATCAAACTAATTTCGGTACATCACTTATTTACTGGAACGGTTACAAGAATTTTGAATATACCCCCATATTCGAAAAGTTAGCCGCTACTTCCAATTGCTTTTATGACATTGGGGCCAATATTGGATATTTTAGTTTACTGGCTTCTAAAATTAACCCGAAGATTAAAATTAAATCTTTTGAACCTGCACTTGGACCATTACATTATTTACAGGAAAATATTCAATTAAATAATTTAAACAACATAAAGGTTGAATCTATTGCTTTATCTAATCAGGTAGGCAGTATTGATTTTTATGAAGTGAAATCCTACAAATACACGTATTTAAAATACAATTTGGCCGGAGAGGGAAATGCAGGTTCTAAAACAGATTCAAGAATGTTCGTGAAAAACTCGGTTAAATGTGTTACTGCTGATGATTATCTAAAACAAAATCCAGAAGACAAGGTGGATTTAGTAAAAATGGATACCGAAGGCACAGAACATTTCATTTTACAAAAATCTGACATACTGTTATCTAAGTTCAAGCCCATTATTATTTGCGAAACTTTGTTTAATGAAATTGAAGGGAAATTGGAAGACATTCTTTTACCTTATGGCTATGAATTTTACAATCACGTGAACGATGGTTTAGTGCCTGTAAAAACGTTACGTCGAGAAAAGGATAACGGAGTTAGAAATTGTTTTTTCGTTCATCCTTC